The Desulfuromonadales bacterium genome segment ATCATCGGGGATGCCCCCGAGCATCAGGCGAAGTTCCGCGTATGGACCGGCTGGAAGGTCGGTCAGCCCCAGGCTCACCTGGACCCCGTTGACCAGCTCGAGCAGGTTGACGGTCGTCTGTGGTGCCAGCACCGTTTTCCAGTTGCCGCCCTGCGGATGCACATCGATATGACCGATAGTCACGTAGACTCCGGCCAGGCCTGGAAGGCCAGCATCGACCATCCGCACCGAAAGCGTTCCAGCGGCGCTTGGCGGGGGCGGACTGGGGCAACCGGACAACAGCAGGGTTCCGGCTACCATGGCCAGCCAACTGAGCATACCTGTTCCGCG includes the following:
- a CDS encoding DUF4382 domain-containing protein encodes the protein MRGTGMLSWLAMVAGTLLLSGCPSPPPPSAAGTLSVRMVDAGLPGLAGVYVTIGHIDVHPQGGNWKTVLAPQTTVNLLELVNGVQVSLGLTDLPAGPYAELRLMLGGIPDDTLNILAAPHPYANYLVDESGRVQELAVHGGLQTGIELAGSFNIASGRTTMLVLEFDAAQSLVRTGSSGEYLLKPAIKVMTGSPLAGEKGQSLAQSDSF